The proteins below are encoded in one region of Citrobacter enshiensis:
- a CDS encoding family 43 glycosylhydrolase yields MHTWPNPFIEQRADPFILQDGNHYYFIASVPEYDRLEIRRANSLEGLRDATPVVVWRKPESGPMSELIWAPELHHIENKWYIYFAAAHTQALDSLGMFQHRMFALECTNDDPLTGVWVEKGQIKTPFDTFALDATTFNHQGKQWYLWAQKSPDIAGNSNIYLAELSNPWTLKGEPVMLSKPEYDWECRGFLVNEGPAVLRHGDTLFISYSASATDENYCMGLLWIAADADPLNPENWQKSPHPVFTTSDENRQYGPGHNSFTTTPDGEDVLIYHARNYTEIEGDPLYDPNRHTRLKLVHWKENGMPDFGIPPADTP; encoded by the coding sequence ATGCACACCTGGCCAAATCCGTTTATTGAGCAGCGCGCCGATCCGTTTATCCTGCAGGACGGCAACCATTACTACTTCATTGCTTCCGTACCGGAATACGATCGCCTGGAGATCCGTCGGGCCAATTCACTGGAAGGATTGCGCGATGCCACGCCCGTTGTGGTTTGGCGCAAGCCAGAAAGCGGCCCAATGAGCGAACTGATCTGGGCGCCAGAACTGCACCACATTGAAAATAAGTGGTACATCTATTTTGCCGCCGCGCACACCCAGGCACTCGACAGTTTGGGCATGTTCCAGCATCGCATGTTCGCCCTCGAGTGCACAAATGACGACCCACTCACTGGAGTTTGGGTTGAAAAAGGCCAGATCAAAACACCGTTTGACACCTTCGCGCTGGATGCCACCACGTTTAACCATCAGGGGAAACAGTGGTATCTGTGGGCGCAAAAATCGCCTGACATCGCCGGGAACTCGAACATCTATCTCGCTGAACTGTCCAATCCGTGGACGCTCAAAGGTGAGCCGGTCATGCTCAGCAAACCCGAATATGACTGGGAATGTCGCGGCTTCCTCGTTAACGAAGGCCCCGCCGTTTTACGACACGGCGACACGCTGTTTATCAGCTATTCGGCCAGCGCCACGGATGAAAACTACTGTATGGGGCTGCTGTGGATTGCGGCAGATGCCGATCCGCTGAACCCGGAAAACTGGCAAAAATCACCGCATCCGGTCTTTACCACCAGCGATGAAAACCGCCAGTACGGCCCAGGGCATAACAGTTTTACAACAACACCGGACGGAGAAGATGTGCTGATTTATCACGCACGTAACTACACTGAAATCGAAGGCGATCCGCTCTACGATCCTAATCGTCACACACGTCTGAAGTTAGTTCACTGGAAGGAAAACGGGATGCCTGATTTTGGCATCCCACCTGCGGATACACCTTAA
- the ampE gene encoding beta-lactamase regulator AmpE — MTLFTTLLVLIVERLFKLGEHWHLDHRLEALFRRIKHFSMLRTLGMTAIAMGITFLLLRALEGLLFNAPTLAVWILIGLLCVGAGKVRLHYHAYLNAASRDDVHARDAMASELTLIHGVPPECNEREFLRELQNALLWINFRFYLAPLFWFIVGGSWGPVTLIGYAFLRAWQSWLARYQNPHQRLQSGVDAILHVVDWIPVRLAGVVYALLGHGEKALPAWFASLADLRTSQYQVLTRLAQFSLARESHTGKVDTPKAAVSMAKKTSCLVVVVIALLTIYGTLI; from the coding sequence AGGCGTTATTCCGCCGCATTAAGCATTTTTCGATGCTGCGAACGCTGGGAATGACGGCGATTGCGATGGGCATCACCTTTTTGCTGCTGCGCGCGCTGGAAGGTTTACTGTTCAATGCTCCAACGCTTGCGGTCTGGATCCTGATCGGACTGCTCTGTGTCGGCGCAGGTAAAGTGCGCCTGCATTATCACGCCTATCTGAATGCGGCTTCTCGCGATGACGTGCATGCGCGTGATGCGATGGCCAGCGAGTTGACGCTGATCCATGGCGTTCCGCCGGAGTGCAATGAGCGCGAGTTTCTGCGTGAACTGCAAAATGCGCTGTTATGGATTAACTTTCGTTTCTATCTGGCGCCGCTGTTCTGGTTTATTGTCGGTGGTTCGTGGGGGCCTGTGACGCTCATTGGTTACGCCTTTTTACGTGCATGGCAATCCTGGCTGGCGCGTTATCAAAACCCGCATCAGCGTCTGCAATCGGGGGTTGATGCCATTCTGCATGTGGTGGACTGGATCCCTGTGCGTCTTGCCGGTGTGGTTTATGCCTTGTTGGGACACGGTGAGAAGGCGTTGCCTGCCTGGTTTGCTTCGCTGGCGGATCTGCGCACCTCGCAGTATCAGGTGCTGACGCGTCTGGCGCAGTTCTCACTGGCGCGGGAGTCACACACGGGTAAAGTGGATACGCCGAAAGCCGCTGTTTCGATGGCGAAGAAGACGTCGTGTTTGGTGGTGGTGGTGATAGCACTGCTGACGATTTATGGGACGCTGATTTAG